One Lysinibacillus sp. OF-1 DNA segment encodes these proteins:
- a CDS encoding precorrin-8X methylmutase, with amino-acid sequence MDFKTDFKPLTVDPDKIYDYSFSIIAEEMGDHDFSEDEWKIVRRIIHASADFELGRSVIITPGAIEAGIESILAGRHVIADVQMIESGSGKKRFQKHGGDLHCYIADEDVAVEAKKQNTTRAIISMQKATKLHEGGIYAIGNAPTALLELIRLIKEGLAKPDLIIGMPVGFVSAAESKEELLKLEGIPYITNVGRKGGSTVTVAALNAISLLADEQAKK; translated from the coding sequence ATGGATTTTAAAACAGATTTCAAACCATTAACGGTAGACCCAGATAAAATTTACGATTATAGTTTCTCGATTATTGCAGAGGAAATGGGCGATCATGATTTTTCAGAGGACGAGTGGAAGATTGTGCGCCGTATTATCCATGCTTCGGCGGATTTTGAGCTAGGTCGCAGTGTCATCATTACACCTGGTGCAATTGAAGCAGGGATTGAGTCCATCCTTGCCGGACGACATGTCATTGCAGATGTTCAAATGATTGAAAGTGGCTCTGGTAAAAAACGCTTCCAAAAGCATGGTGGCGATTTACATTGTTATATAGCGGATGAAGATGTCGCAGTAGAAGCGAAAAAACAAAATACAACTCGTGCCATCATTTCCATGCAAAAGGCTACAAAATTACATGAAGGTGGGATTTATGCAATTGGTAATGCGCCAACTGCCTTACTAGAATTGATTCGTTTAATTAAAGAAGGCTTAGCAAAACCAGATTTAATTATCGGTATGCCTGTCGGTTTCGTGTCAGCAGCCGAGTCAAAAGAAGAATTGCTGAAACTCGAAGGGATTCCGTACATTACCAATGTTGGTCGTAAAGGCGGTAGTACAGTGACGGTTGCCGCGTTAAATGCCATTTCACTATTAGCGGATGAACAGGCGAAAAAATAA
- a CDS encoding cobalt-precorrin-5B (C(1))-methyltransferase, with amino-acid sequence MERKPKKDPKDMRHGYTTGACATAVTKAALLALITKEEQETSTIHLPIGRDATFTIEKCIFEENAVSCETIKDAGDDPDATHQALIVGTVSWADTPGIHLDGGIGVGRVTKPGLPVPVGEAAINPVPRKMIHSTVQGVLDEFHITRGVNVVISVPKGEEIAKKTLNGRLGILGGISILGTRGTVVPFSSSAYMASIVQAISVAKEAGCEHLVVTTGGRSEKFAMKQYPDLPEESFIEMGDFVGFTLKHCKRLGIKQVSLVGMMGKFSKVAQGVMMVHSKSAPIDFNFLAQLAEDTGADGETIAQVREANTASQVGEIMMEKGYDAFFHHLCEACCYSSIHHIKGGLTLSTSIYSMQGQLLGRADDIASIDEIDWDRG; translated from the coding sequence ATGGAGCGGAAGCCAAAAAAGGATCCCAAGGACATGCGTCACGGTTATACAACGGGAGCCTGTGCAACTGCGGTAACAAAGGCTGCATTGCTCGCTCTGATTACAAAGGAAGAGCAGGAGACGAGTACCATTCATTTACCGATTGGTCGGGATGCAACCTTTACAATTGAAAAATGCATATTTGAAGAAAATGCTGTCAGCTGTGAAACGATTAAGGATGCTGGTGATGATCCTGATGCGACCCATCAGGCGCTTATTGTTGGCACAGTGAGCTGGGCTGATACACCTGGAATTCATTTAGATGGAGGGATTGGGGTCGGGCGTGTTACAAAGCCTGGCTTACCAGTGCCTGTTGGCGAGGCAGCCATTAATCCTGTACCACGTAAAATGATTCATAGCACGGTTCAAGGGGTATTAGACGAATTTCACATTACACGAGGCGTGAACGTAGTGATTTCCGTACCTAAAGGAGAAGAAATCGCTAAAAAAACGTTAAATGGACGACTTGGTATACTTGGAGGCATCTCAATTTTAGGCACAAGGGGAACCGTCGTGCCTTTTTCGAGTTCTGCGTATATGGCAAGTATTGTACAAGCCATTAGTGTAGCTAAAGAAGCTGGTTGTGAGCATTTAGTGGTAACGACAGGCGGTCGCAGCGAAAAATTTGCGATGAAACAATACCCCGATTTACCAGAAGAGTCTTTTATTGAAATGGGCGACTTTGTCGGCTTTACTTTAAAACATTGTAAGCGACTCGGTATCAAACAAGTTTCTCTTGTCGGTATGATGGGGAAATTTTCTAAGGTGGCACAAGGTGTCATGATGGTTCATTCCAAAAGTGCACCAATCGATTTTAACTTTTTAGCACAACTTGCAGAGGATACAGGAGCAGATGGAGAAACAATAGCGCAAGTACGTGAGGCAAATACAGCGTCACAAGTAGGTGAAATCATGATGGAGAAGGGCTATGATGCATTCTTTCATCATTTATGTGAGGCGTGCTGTTATTCCTCTATCCATCATATAAAAGGTGGTTTAACACTTTCCACATCGATTTATTCGATGCAGGGACAATTATTAGGAAGGGCTGATGACATTGCATCGATCGATGAAATTGATTGGGATCGGGGATAA
- the cbiE gene encoding precorrin-6y C5,15-methyltransferase (decarboxylating) subunit CbiE produces the protein MTLHRSMKLIGIGDNGLASLFPQYLEWIEDCEVLVGGERVLDFFPNFTGEKISIKGGLSALVERLSKETRNTVILATGDPLFYGIGGYLAKKLDIEVYPYMSSVQLAFAKMGESWQDAYVTSIHGRPMKGLAQRIDGKKKVALLTDADNSPNALARYLKHFGMTEYRAFVAENLQGENEKCGWYSLDEMESAHYSPLNVVILQQIMEPKRYTLGIDDEEFSQRKPDKGLITKKEIRVLSLQAMQLQQNSIIWDIGTCTGSMAIEAGKLASEGQVFAVEKNAPDLDNCLQNQQKFRVDITAIHSKAPEGLDSFPDPNAIFIGGTGGEMVELLQLCCSRLKPNGRIVLNAATIENLYKAVEAFKACGFAVDILQAQLARSKPILDMTRFVPLNPIYIISAYRKEENNE, from the coding sequence ATGACATTGCATCGATCGATGAAATTGATTGGGATCGGGGATAACGGATTAGCAAGCTTATTTCCCCAATACCTCGAGTGGATTGAAGACTGTGAGGTACTTGTTGGTGGTGAGCGAGTACTGGATTTTTTCCCGAACTTTACAGGTGAAAAAATCAGCATTAAAGGGGGACTTTCAGCACTTGTTGAAAGATTATCTAAGGAAACAAGAAATACGGTAATCCTTGCCACTGGCGACCCATTATTTTATGGCATTGGGGGCTATCTAGCTAAAAAGCTAGATATTGAGGTTTATCCATATATGAGTTCTGTTCAGCTGGCCTTTGCGAAGATGGGAGAAAGCTGGCAGGATGCCTATGTCACAAGTATTCATGGACGACCAATGAAAGGCTTGGCACAGCGTATCGATGGGAAGAAGAAAGTAGCGCTTTTAACGGATGCTGATAATAGCCCCAATGCGCTCGCTCGTTATTTAAAGCATTTTGGTATGACAGAATACCGAGCGTTTGTTGCAGAAAATTTACAGGGCGAAAACGAAAAATGTGGCTGGTATTCGTTAGATGAAATGGAAAGCGCTCATTATTCGCCATTAAATGTCGTGATTTTACAACAAATAATGGAACCGAAACGTTACACGCTTGGGATTGATGATGAAGAGTTTTCACAACGCAAGCCAGATAAAGGACTGATCACGAAAAAGGAAATACGTGTTTTAAGCTTACAGGCCATGCAGCTTCAACAGAATAGCATTATTTGGGATATTGGTACTTGTACGGGTTCTATGGCGATTGAGGCAGGAAAACTTGCGTCAGAGGGTCAAGTATTTGCTGTAGAGAAAAATGCACCTGATTTAGACAACTGTCTTCAAAATCAGCAAAAGTTCCGTGTTGATATCACAGCGATTCATAGTAAAGCACCAGAGGGATTAGACAGCTTCCCAGATCCTAATGCCATTTTCATTGGTGGTACGGGTGGCGAAATGGTGGAGTTACTACAGTTATGTTGTAGTCGTTTGAAGCCAAACGGTCGTATTGTCTTAAATGCAGCGACCATTGAAAATTTATATAAAGCGGTGGAAGCGTTTAAGGCTTGTGGCTTTGCGGTTGATATTTTACAGGCACAGCTTGCGCGCAGCAAACCTATTTTAGATATGACACGCTTTGTACCATTAAATCCAATTTATATTATTTCGGCTTATCGAAAGGAAGAAAATAATGAGTAA
- the cobK gene encoding precorrin-6A reductase: MIFMLAGTSDARDLALALQSAGHAVTATVVTDSAASSLADVGLPHLIGRLTAEEMAAIITEQGYQMVVDASHPFAEEASKNAMAAAEQAQVPYIRYERAHEHYAHPLITIVKDYEEAAQLAAKKRGVIMLTTGSKTLATFTKVLQGLENTRVIARMLPRLDNMEKCEALGVAQRDIVAIQGPFSKELNEALFRQYGVTLMITKESGKVGSVDEKLEAALACHIETILIARPTIQYGQQYSTFEEILQAVQHTL, from the coding sequence ATGATTTTCATGTTAGCAGGGACGAGTGATGCAAGGGATCTAGCCCTTGCCCTGCAAAGCGCAGGACATGCGGTAACAGCTACCGTCGTGACTGATTCGGCAGCCTCTAGTCTTGCTGACGTTGGCCTACCACATTTAATAGGTCGACTGACAGCTGAGGAAATGGCAGCCATCATAACAGAGCAAGGCTATCAAATGGTGGTTGATGCCTCTCATCCATTTGCTGAGGAAGCTTCTAAAAATGCAATGGCAGCGGCCGAACAGGCACAAGTTCCTTATATTCGCTATGAGCGTGCCCATGAACACTATGCGCATCCTCTCATTACGATAGTGAAGGATTATGAGGAGGCTGCCCAATTAGCGGCAAAAAAGCGAGGTGTCATCATGCTGACAACAGGCAGCAAAACACTTGCTACTTTTACAAAGGTTTTACAAGGCTTAGAAAATACGAGAGTAATTGCTCGCATGCTTCCACGACTGGACAATATGGAAAAATGTGAGGCACTTGGTGTGGCACAACGAGATATTGTAGCTATTCAAGGTCCGTTTTCAAAGGAATTAAATGAAGCATTGTTTCGTCAATATGGAGTAACTTTGATGATCACCAAAGAAAGCGGTAAAGTTGGCTCAGTTGATGAGAAGCTTGAGGCAGCTCTTGCCTGTCATATTGAAACGATTCTTATTGCAAGACCAACCATTCAATATGGCCAACAATATTCAACATTTGAAGAAATATTACAGGCTGTACAACATACACTTTAG
- the cobI gene encoding precorrin-2 C(20)-methyltransferase, protein MSNLGVLYGLGVGPGDPELITVKAFRVIQESPVIAYPKKLRGSKSYAHRIVDVYINPDEKDMLGLVFPMTKDEAVLEREWTKSVELVYEKLQAGKDVAFVTEGDPLLYSTFIHMMKLMQDMHPDVEIRTVPGISSFNGSASRLGIALADGDDRVAIIPAHDDYEAMREAIESHDAVVFIKVAKVIDLMLEVLRDLDLLDKASVVTKVTSDEEVIWDVRELDGVELEYLTLMVVRK, encoded by the coding sequence ATGAGTAATCTAGGTGTACTATACGGCTTGGGCGTTGGTCCTGGCGATCCAGAATTAATTACAGTCAAGGCGTTTCGTGTGATTCAGGAATCACCTGTTATTGCCTATCCAAAAAAGCTAAGAGGTAGTAAAAGCTATGCCCATCGCATTGTCGATGTTTATATTAATCCAGACGAAAAAGATATGCTTGGCCTTGTATTCCCTATGACCAAAGATGAGGCTGTCCTTGAACGTGAATGGACAAAATCAGTAGAACTTGTCTACGAAAAACTACAAGCTGGTAAGGATGTAGCCTTTGTAACAGAGGGAGATCCGTTACTATATAGTACGTTTATTCATATGATGAAGTTGATGCAGGACATGCATCCAGATGTAGAAATCCGTACGGTGCCAGGGATTTCTTCGTTCAATGGCTCCGCGTCTCGATTAGGGATTGCTTTAGCTGATGGCGATGACCGAGTGGCCATTATTCCTGCCCATGATGATTATGAAGCAATGCGTGAAGCCATTGAAAGTCATGATGCCGTTGTCTTTATTAAAGTGGCAAAGGTGATCGATTTAATGCTTGAGGTGCTACGTGATCTAGATTTATTAGATAAAGCATCTGTCGTGACGAAGGTCACTTCTGATGAAGAAGTTATTTGGGATGTTCGTGAATTGGATGGTGTGGAATTAGAATATCTAACATTAATGGTGGTGCGTAAATAA
- a CDS encoding energy-coupling factor ABC transporter permease codes for MKFSWWKLSYFLLAFLLVPKRAFAMHIMEGFLPIEWAIFWWVISIPFIILGLRSIRKTIEENPETKMLLGLSGAFAFVLSALKIPSVTGSCSHPTGVGLGTVLFGPLAMSVIGTIVLLFQSLLLAHGGITTLGANAFSMAIVGPFIAYFVFKGAQKIGLSFSLAVFFAAMLGDLSTYVVTSVQLALAFPSEVGGFMASFTKFAGIFALTQIPLAVSEGILTVIVMNFLKKYNVSELKMLRVFSTKEAH; via the coding sequence TTGAAATTTTCATGGTGGAAACTTAGTTATTTTTTATTGGCCTTTTTACTCGTGCCAAAACGTGCCTTTGCTATGCATATCATGGAAGGTTTTTTACCAATCGAATGGGCTATTTTTTGGTGGGTCATCTCTATCCCATTTATTATTCTAGGATTGCGCTCCATTCGCAAAACAATTGAAGAAAACCCTGAAACCAAAATGCTTTTAGGTCTTTCAGGAGCCTTTGCTTTTGTGCTGTCGGCGTTAAAAATCCCTTCGGTTACAGGTAGTTGCTCCCACCCAACTGGTGTTGGACTTGGAACGGTTTTATTCGGACCTCTCGCTATGAGTGTCATCGGAACGATTGTTTTATTATTCCAATCTTTATTATTAGCACATGGTGGGATTACCACTTTAGGAGCGAACGCCTTCTCTATGGCGATTGTAGGCCCATTTATTGCTTACTTTGTCTTTAAAGGGGCTCAAAAAATAGGGTTGTCATTTTCACTAGCTGTTTTTTTTGCTGCGATGCTTGGTGACTTAAGTACATATGTTGTGACTTCTGTACAGTTAGCATTAGCCTTCCCTTCAGAGGTTGGCGGCTTTATGGCATCGTTTACAAAGTTCGCAGGTATTTTTGCCTTAACTCAAATTCCGTTAGCGGTGAGTGAAGGAATTTTAACGGTCATTGTGATGAATTTCTTGAAAAAGTACAATGTCAGCGAATTAAAAATGTTGCGTGTTTTCTCAACAAAGGAGGCACATTAG
- the cobM gene encoding precorrin-4 C(11)-methyltransferase encodes MKKIYIVGAGPGDPDLITVKGLHMLQTADVVMYTDSLVSEELIAKAKPDAEVIRTAGMHLEEMVAVMVERVNAGKTVARMHTGDPAMYGAIMEQVALLKKEGIGYEVIPGVSSVFASAAAIGAELTIPDLTQTLILTRAEGRTPVPEFEKLRDLASHHCTIALFLSATLTKKIVKELQSAGWADDTPVAVIQRASWPDQKIVRTTLIELDEAMRVNGIRKHAMILAGWALDPNIHDKDQYRSKLYDATFTHGFRKGVKTSD; translated from the coding sequence ATGAAGAAAATCTATATAGTTGGCGCTGGTCCAGGTGATCCAGACTTAATTACAGTTAAAGGTTTACATATGCTGCAAACAGCAGACGTTGTCATGTACACAGATTCATTAGTGAGTGAAGAGCTTATTGCGAAAGCCAAACCTGATGCAGAGGTCATTCGAACTGCTGGCATGCATTTAGAGGAAATGGTGGCCGTTATGGTGGAGCGTGTTAATGCTGGGAAAACAGTAGCTCGTATGCATACAGGTGATCCAGCGATGTATGGTGCCATCATGGAGCAAGTGGCTCTATTGAAAAAGGAAGGCATTGGGTATGAAGTGATTCCAGGGGTTAGCTCTGTTTTTGCATCAGCAGCGGCAATTGGTGCAGAGCTCACAATTCCTGATTTAACACAAACCCTCATTTTAACACGTGCAGAAGGACGTACACCTGTCCCAGAATTTGAAAAGCTGCGTGACTTGGCGAGCCATCATTGTACAATTGCTTTATTCCTTAGTGCAACACTTACAAAAAAAATTGTTAAAGAATTACAAAGTGCTGGTTGGGCTGATGATACGCCAGTAGCAGTTATTCAACGTGCTTCATGGCCAGATCAAAAGATCGTGCGTACGACTTTAATCGAATTAGATGAAGCAATGCGTGTAAATGGTATTCGTAAGCATGCAATGATTCTAGCTGGTTGGGCATTAGACCCGAACATTCATGATAAGGATCAATATCGTTCGAAGTTATATGATGCAACCTTTACACATGGCTTTAGAAAAGGTGTGAAGACAAGTGATTGA
- the cobJ gene encoding precorrin-3B C(17)-methyltransferase — MAQKGKIFVVGFGPGDFKHITTRAVEALQQSDMIIGYKTYVELIQDLVSAKSIVSTGMTEEVSRAQEAVRQAEAGSIVSVISSGDAGVYGMAGLVYEVLIELGWTEATGIEVEIVPGISAINSCASLLGAPIMHDACTISLSDHLTPWNLIAKRVEAAAMADFVIALYNPKSGRRTRQIVEAQRILLEYRSPDTPVGLVKSAYRDRQEVTMTTLAEMLEHDIGMLTTVIIGNSSTFFYDNKMITPRGYQRKYTLGEEKQPLRPHQRLREENEPWAMNQETGTARQDFTADPNAGRFNKPSVAATPKPKKTALEMATAALAMVKGTSAVKVTPKLVQQKIESIFELAVSPGVVNKFFTPQQMMTLAEVVGEEGTMEYTPDHQIHLKIPTTAPERITEKLQEVGFLLAPIGDVLSLKACDFCYGEKADSIPYAEEIQQKLGGMSLPKTLNIGFNGCGMACYRAVFDDIGIVYRKSKFDVFIGAKPVGRTAHAAQPVVEGLEPEQLIPLITDIIEEYKANAHPNERLFKYFKRVKKILHFTYQDMSSKIKVEPAPCGD; from the coding sequence ATGGCGCAAAAAGGAAAAATTTTCGTAGTGGGCTTTGGACCTGGAGACTTTAAGCATATTACGACACGGGCGGTAGAGGCATTACAACAAAGTGATATGATCATAGGCTACAAAACCTACGTGGAGTTGATTCAAGATTTAGTCAGTGCGAAGTCGATTGTCAGTACTGGAATGACCGAAGAGGTGTCCCGTGCGCAGGAAGCGGTGCGCCAAGCAGAGGCTGGAAGCATTGTCTCAGTCATTTCAAGTGGTGATGCGGGTGTCTATGGTATGGCGGGATTAGTGTATGAGGTATTGATTGAGCTAGGCTGGACAGAAGCAACGGGGATTGAGGTAGAAATTGTCCCTGGTATTTCTGCCATCAATTCATGTGCTAGCTTACTTGGTGCCCCGATTATGCATGATGCCTGTACGATTAGTTTAAGTGACCATCTAACACCATGGAATTTAATTGCCAAGCGCGTCGAGGCAGCCGCTATGGCGGATTTTGTAATCGCTTTATACAACCCAAAAAGCGGTCGCCGAACAAGACAAATTGTCGAAGCACAGCGCATTCTCTTAGAATATCGTTCGCCTGACACACCAGTAGGACTTGTGAAAAGTGCTTACCGCGATCGTCAAGAAGTGACGATGACAACATTAGCCGAAATGCTGGAGCATGACATTGGAATGCTGACGACAGTCATTATTGGTAATTCGTCGACATTTTTCTATGACAATAAAATGATTACACCACGTGGCTATCAACGTAAATATACATTGGGTGAAGAAAAACAACCCTTACGTCCACATCAACGTTTACGTGAAGAAAATGAACCTTGGGCAATGAACCAAGAGACAGGGACTGCACGACAAGACTTTACAGCAGATCCTAATGCAGGGCGTTTTAATAAACCCAGTGTAGCCGCTACGCCAAAGCCAAAAAAAACAGCACTTGAAATGGCTACAGCGGCACTCGCAATGGTGAAAGGAACAAGTGCAGTCAAAGTAACGCCGAAACTTGTACAGCAAAAAATAGAATCCATTTTTGAATTAGCTGTAAGCCCAGGAGTGGTGAATAAGTTTTTCACACCTCAGCAAATGATGACGTTAGCAGAGGTCGTTGGGGAAGAGGGGACGATGGAATATACACCAGACCATCAAATCCATTTGAAAATCCCAACGACTGCCCCTGAACGTATCACGGAGAAATTACAGGAAGTAGGCTTTTTATTAGCGCCGATTGGTGATGTGCTATCCTTGAAGGCTTGTGATTTTTGCTATGGTGAAAAGGCCGATTCGATTCCCTATGCAGAAGAAATACAACAAAAATTAGGTGGAATGTCTTTGCCGAAAACATTAAATATCGGTTTTAACGGCTGTGGTATGGCCTGTTACCGGGCTGTATTTGATGATATTGGTATTGTCTATCGCAAAAGTAAATTTGATGTCTTTATTGGGGCGAAGCCAGTTGGTCGTACGGCCCATGCAGCACAGCCTGTTGTAGAAGGGTTGGAGCCTGAACAACTGATTCCACTAATTACAGATATTATTGAAGAATATAAAGCAAATGCTCACCCAAATGAACGTTTATTTAAATATTTTAAACGTGTGAAAAAGATATTGCATTTTACGTATCAAGATATGTCTTCCAAAATAAAAGTAGAGCCAGCTCCGTGCGGCGACTAG
- the cbiQ gene encoding cobalt ECF transporter T component CbiQ, with the protein MLLIDKYAYLNKLASVHPLEKMIFSIGLLLVTLIMRDERLSLITFFVMSAFIILGAKIPLTYYVKLLLLPGFFLLTSLVSILLSITPATHVLPAHLWSFTWMNWTIFIGKASALSAQQLFFIVLGSSSCLYFLILTTSVQGICYVLRQWRLPSLLVELIELTYRFIFIFLESMYRIHLAQQARLGYHSPMQWLRSVSMLIVALFAEMFQRSRELNNAMQSRGGEAVYWQEMGSYSKKNWLGIATLFLFLIVYGGYFS; encoded by the coding sequence ATGTTACTCATTGATAAGTATGCGTATCTTAATAAGCTAGCGTCCGTTCATCCGCTAGAAAAAATGATATTTTCAATTGGTCTACTTCTCGTAACGCTCATCATGAGAGATGAACGACTTTCACTCATTACATTTTTTGTAATGAGTGCTTTTATCATTTTAGGTGCAAAAATTCCGCTTACCTACTATGTTAAGTTATTATTGCTACCTGGATTTTTCTTACTAACAAGTCTTGTATCCATCTTGCTGTCAATCACACCAGCAACTCATGTATTACCTGCCCATCTGTGGTCTTTTACGTGGATGAATTGGACAATTTTCATCGGAAAAGCAAGTGCCCTGTCCGCCCAACAATTGTTCTTTATTGTCCTTGGCAGTAGTAGTTGTTTATACTTTTTAATTTTGACCACATCCGTACAAGGGATTTGCTATGTGCTCCGACAATGGCGACTGCCCTCTTTATTGGTTGAGCTTATTGAACTAACCTATCGTTTTATTTTTATATTTTTAGAAAGCATGTACAGAATACATCTTGCCCAGCAAGCGCGTCTTGGCTACCATTCTCCAATGCAATGGCTACGCTCCGTATCCATGCTTATTGTGGCGCTATTTGCTGAAATGTTTCAGCGTAGTCGTGAGCTTAATAATGCCATGCAGTCACGGGGTGGCGAAGCCGTCTACTGGCAAGAGATGGGCTCCTATAGCAAGAAAAATTGGCTAGGCATAGCGACACTATTCCTATTCCTCATTGTATATGGAGGGTACTTCTCATGA
- a CDS encoding sirohydrochlorin chelatase, translating into MKAILFVGHGSRLAAGNDEVRTFIEQMTPRIDAQFLVETCFLEFASPNIEEGITNCVKKGATEVHVIPIILLHAGHSKLHIPAEIEHAREHYPNITFTYGQTIGIHDEIFAILQDRLAEIGFHSEQEQQDTAILLIARGGSDPSANGDFYKITRLLWEKLPVKYVESAFMGVTDPRVEEGIERCVKLGAKKIIMLPYFLFTGILMERMNDMCVKFNEQYPDCTVQIANYFGYHERLQNVLLERIEQTINGTSTGMQDLENYRAYAAVHGHAHHHHHHDHGHDHHHDHDHHHEEEPVK; encoded by the coding sequence ATGAAAGCTATTTTATTTGTCGGCCATGGGAGCCGTTTAGCAGCAGGAAATGATGAGGTACGTACATTTATTGAACAAATGACACCGCGTATTGATGCACAATTTTTAGTGGAAACATGTTTCCTAGAATTTGCTTCACCGAACATCGAAGAAGGCATTACGAATTGTGTGAAGAAAGGGGCTACAGAGGTTCATGTAATTCCGATTATTTTACTTCATGCAGGCCATTCAAAGCTGCATATTCCAGCAGAGATCGAGCATGCGCGTGAGCATTATCCGAACATTACATTTACCTATGGTCAAACCATTGGCATTCATGATGAAATATTTGCGATTTTACAAGATCGTCTAGCGGAAATTGGTTTTCATTCAGAACAAGAGCAACAAGATACAGCCATTTTATTGATTGCACGAGGTGGCAGTGATCCATCTGCAAATGGTGATTTTTATAAAATTACACGACTTTTATGGGAAAAATTACCTGTTAAATATGTGGAAAGTGCATTTATGGGCGTAACAGATCCACGTGTTGAAGAAGGTATTGAACGCTGTGTTAAATTAGGTGCGAAAAAAATCATCATGCTCCCATACTTTTTATTCACAGGTATTTTAATGGAACGTATGAATGATATGTGTGTGAAGTTTAATGAACAATATCCAGATTGTACTGTTCAAATTGCCAATTATTTTGGCTACCATGAACGTTTACAAAATGTTTTATTAGAGCGTATTGAACAAACGATAAATGGTACATCTACAGGCATGCAAGATTTAGAAAATTATCGTGCCTATGCGGCAGTTCATGGACATGCCCATCATCACCATCATCATGATCACGGACACGACCACCATCATGACCATGACCACCACCATGAAGAGGAGCCAGTAAAATGA
- a CDS encoding energy-coupling factor ABC transporter substrate-binding protein, whose translation MKRNLLLLAIVVLLAIIPLFIQKGAEFGGADGEAEAAIGEINAEYEPWFESLWEPPSGEIESLLFVLQAAIGAGFIGYFIGYMRGKHKEG comes from the coding sequence ATGAAACGAAATTTATTACTATTAGCGATTGTTGTGCTGTTAGCTATCATCCCATTGTTTATACAAAAAGGTGCAGAATTTGGTGGTGCTGATGGAGAGGCAGAAGCAGCCATTGGCGAAATCAATGCAGAATATGAACCGTGGTTTGAAAGCTTATGGGAGCCACCAAGTGGTGAAATTGAAAGCTTATTATTCGTGCTACAGGCAGCTATTGGAGCTGGTTTTATTGGCTACTTCATCGGCTATATGCGCGGCAAGCATAAAGAAGGTTAA
- a CDS encoding (2Fe-2S) ferredoxin domain-containing protein yields the protein MTTWNLEGMKTHLFICNGSSCMNKGGEEITLAIREEIQQQALDQEIHTTRTRCNGRCKDACVVIAYPQGNWYRVPSTEHARTLVQDLHHESLYNEHVFTLREGTLQRTAQTTAIKGIEKVKEG from the coding sequence ATGACAACATGGAATTTAGAGGGGATGAAAACACATCTCTTTATTTGTAATGGTAGTAGTTGCATGAACAAAGGTGGGGAGGAAATTACCCTAGCTATTCGAGAAGAAATACAACAGCAAGCACTTGATCAAGAGATACATACAACAAGAACGCGCTGTAATGGACGATGCAAGGATGCTTGTGTGGTCATCGCCTATCCGCAAGGGAATTGGTATCGTGTACCATCAACAGAGCATGCTAGAACACTTGTACAAGATTTACATCATGAATCCTTATACAACGAACATGTCTTTACACTTCGTGAAGGTACATTACAGCGTACAGCACAAACGACAGCCATTAAAGGGATCGAAAAGGTGAAAGAGGGGTAA